A genomic stretch from Desulfolutivibrio sulfodismutans DSM 3696 includes:
- a CDS encoding PD40 domain-containing protein has protein sequence MSRILSVFALMAAFLAASLFAPARYAMAQDSLSVDIQGPGQAKMNLVLSQPFAGGGQDATSRKLQDLINRNLAFMPFLQVVPQSQVLGQLNGPQADQIDFKPFGMARVDVLVTSAWTPGGNLGNVELRAFEVYSQKVIVGKGFDSVTDAQLPDIADRFCMELMLKLTGQGGFFNSQLAFSKPTGPKSSEIWVVRPMGRGLTKITSYGDLGMAISPSWSFDGGKIAFTLIGSRSHYLGVWSGGGKPAVYTMPCTSVVSPHFLPNGQVAVALNLKSESAIYILNSAFQPGSPTVKTNGIAVSPSFDKSGRLMAYVSDEAGSPNIYLRDMGSGSSRRLTKFGYNTNPSMSPDGTLVAFTRQTGGGQKVFVLDIATGAEQQVTSGPGSDENPSFAPDGYFIAFASTRGGASKIYITTRHGAQPVMVPTGDGAARMPSWGPLPGK, from the coding sequence ATGAGCCGTATTCTCTCTGTTTTTGCCCTGATGGCGGCGTTTTTGGCCGCATCCCTTTTCGCCCCCGCCCGGTACGCCATGGCCCAGGATTCCCTGTCCGTGGACATTCAGGGCCCCGGCCAGGCCAAGATGAACCTTGTGCTGTCGCAGCCCTTCGCCGGGGGCGGCCAGGACGCCACGTCCCGCAAGCTGCAGGATCTCATCAACAGGAATCTGGCCTTCATGCCCTTTTTGCAGGTCGTTCCCCAGTCCCAGGTGCTGGGGCAGTTAAACGGCCCCCAGGCCGATCAGATCGATTTCAAGCCCTTTGGTATGGCCCGCGTCGATGTCCTGGTCACCTCGGCCTGGACCCCCGGCGGCAACCTCGGAAACGTGGAGCTGCGCGCCTTCGAGGTCTATTCCCAGAAGGTCATCGTGGGCAAGGGCTTCGACTCCGTCACCGACGCCCAGCTTCCGGACATCGCCGACCGGTTTTGCATGGAGCTTATGCTCAAGCTCACCGGCCAGGGCGGTTTTTTCAATTCCCAACTGGCCTTTTCCAAGCCCACCGGCCCAAAAAGCAGCGAGATATGGGTGGTGCGGCCCATGGGGCGCGGCCTGACCAAGATCACCAGTTACGGGGATCTGGGCATGGCCATCAGCCCCTCCTGGTCCTTCGACGGCGGCAAGATCGCCTTCACCCTCATCGGTTCCCGCTCCCATTACCTTGGCGTGTGGTCCGGCGGCGGCAAACCGGCCGTGTACACCATGCCCTGCACAAGCGTCGTCAGCCCCCATTTCCTGCCCAACGGACAGGTCGCCGTGGCGCTCAACCTGAAGAGCGAGTCGGCCATCTACATCCTCAATTCCGCGTTTCAACCCGGTTCCCCCACGGTGAAGACCAACGGCATCGCGGTTTCTCCCAGCTTCGACAAGTCCGGGCGGCTGATGGCTTACGTCTCCGACGAGGCCGGAAGTCCCAACATCTATCTGCGCGACATGGGGTCCGGTTCCTCCCGGCGGCTCACCAAGTTCGGCTACAACACCAACCCCAGCATGAGCCCCGACGGAACCCTGGTGGCCTTTACCCGGCAGACCGGCGGCGGCCAGAAGGTGTTCGTTCTCGACATCGCCACCGGGGCCGAACAGCAGGTCACCTCGGGGCCTGGCTCGGACGAGAATCCCTCCTTCGCGCCGGACGGCTATTTCATCGCCTTTGCCTCCACCCGGGGCGGGGCCTCCAAGATCTACATCACCACCCGGCACGGCGCACAGCCGGTCATGGTGCCAACCGGCGACGGCGCGGCCCGGATGCCCTCCTGGGGGCCGTTGCCTGGGAAATAG
- the tolA gene encoding cell envelope integrity protein TolA: MQALGWIFSIFLHLTVFLASLLFIQMEPVKFKLDVPVYEVELLTLGPPGLPPGPPGGDPAAAPGPKQPGPEKLPPGPAETLAQPEAPKAAALPEPPADAAPIPAKPQPPEPVAARPPEPPRPPEPKPEPKPEPKPEPKPEPKPEPKAAPIPKEDAKKEPPKKAEEKPKPPEPPKPADAKAQPEAKKPDPKDVMADALKQAQADAKKTAPAEPSAKDVMADALKQAKSQAAKSGAASSGSASGQTGASDAMSREIAALKRSVSGGGGGQGGSGPGGGGGGGGGGGATLQVYAQIVNRIIKQNWRFPQMGATENFVAVVELQIGKDGRILQYQLVQSSGRPNFDASALKAVAETESLPPPPLPSLSVLQLNFNSREIGQ; encoded by the coding sequence ATGCAGGCACTCGGCTGGATTTTCTCCATTTTCTTGCACCTCACGGTGTTTTTGGCCAGCTTGCTGTTCATCCAGATGGAGCCGGTGAAGTTCAAGCTGGATGTGCCTGTCTATGAGGTGGAGCTTTTGACCCTCGGCCCTCCAGGCCTGCCCCCCGGTCCTCCCGGAGGAGACCCGGCCGCCGCGCCCGGCCCGAAACAGCCGGGCCCCGAAAAGTTGCCGCCAGGTCCGGCCGAGACTCTGGCCCAGCCCGAGGCCCCCAAGGCTGCGGCCCTGCCCGAGCCCCCGGCCGATGCCGCGCCCATTCCGGCCAAGCCCCAGCCGCCCGAGCCCGTGGCGGCGCGGCCTCCCGAGCCGCCGCGGCCGCCGGAACCCAAGCCCGAGCCCAAACCGGAACCCAAACCGGAACCCAAACCGGAACCCAAACCGGAGCCCAAGGCCGCGCCCATTCCCAAGGAAGATGCGAAAAAAGAACCGCCCAAGAAGGCTGAGGAGAAACCCAAGCCGCCGGAGCCGCCAAAGCCCGCCGACGCCAAGGCCCAGCCAGAGGCCAAAAAGCCCGACCCCAAGGATGTCATGGCCGACGCCTTGAAACAGGCCCAGGCCGACGCCAAAAAGACCGCCCCGGCCGAGCCGAGCGCCAAGGATGTCATGGCCGACGCCTTAAAGCAGGCCAAGAGCCAGGCCGCCAAGTCCGGCGCGGCGTCGAGCGGGAGCGCGTCGGGCCAGACGGGGGCCTCCGACGCCATGTCCAGGGAAATCGCCGCCTTGAAGCGTTCCGTGAGCGGTGGTGGTGGCGGACAGGGTGGGTCCGGGCCCGGAGGCGGCGGTGGCGGCGGCGGTGGCGGCGGAGCCACGCTCCAGGTCTACGCCCAGATCGTCAACCGGATCATCAAGCAGAACTGGCGGTTCCCACAAATGGGGGCCACGGAGAATTTCGTGGCTGTTGTGGAATTGCAAATCGGAAAGGATGGCCGTATACTCCAATATCAGTTGGTGCAATCCTCCGGCAGGCCGAATTTCGACGCATCCGCGCTCAAGGCGGTGGCCGAAACCGAGTCCCTCCCGCCTCCGCCATTGCCGAGTTTGAGCGTTCTACAACTCAACTTCAACTCACGGGAAATTGGACAATGA
- the tolR gene encoding protein TolR, whose amino-acid sequence MGVQIGGGQKTFMSEINVTPFVDVMLVLLIIFMVTAPMMTQGLEVDLPQTRTVSVLPTDSEHLVLTIKADGGIFLDTYQVTMADLQDHVKRLVADQKKTLFLRADKSVAYGVVVQVMGVVKAAGVDRLGVVAEEEKKETAAPKTRKP is encoded by the coding sequence GTGGGAGTGCAGATCGGCGGCGGACAAAAGACGTTTATGTCCGAAATCAACGTCACGCCCTTTGTGGACGTGATGTTGGTGCTTTTGATCATCTTCATGGTCACCGCGCCCATGATGACCCAGGGGCTGGAGGTGGATCTGCCCCAGACCAGGACGGTCAGCGTCCTGCCCACGGACAGCGAACATCTGGTGCTGACCATCAAGGCCGATGGCGGCATTTTCCTGGACACCTATCAGGTCACGATGGCGGATCTGCAGGATCACGTCAAACGGCTGGTCGCGGATCAGAAAAAAACGCTTTTTCTGCGCGCCGACAAGAGCGTGGCTTATGGCGTGGTGGTTCAGGTCATGGGTGTGGTCAAGGCCGCCGGGGTCGACCGGCTGGGCGTCGTGGCCGAAGAGGAAAAAAAGGAGACGGCGGCGCCGAAAACGCGCAAGCCGTAA
- a CDS encoding MotA/TolQ/ExbB proton channel family protein: protein MDALTPHGGFWTMLAGATPTVIFVLSILGVMSLGCWSIIFVKLFVLTNARKDSARDYTVFQEAESLRSAMQALGRHKQSPAYNVGALAFEELMRMEDSDIEPGEKARIAMDNIRRVLRQGVTSELGKLSKSLSFLATSANSAPFIGLFGTVWGIMNSFHTIGLQQSAALAAVAPGISEALVATAIGLGVAIPATIGYNFFLGYMQSIERELVNFAGAFLNRIQREVTWEPREPREPREQKPRRTMAREGF from the coding sequence ATGGATGCGCTGACGCCTCACGGCGGTTTCTGGACCATGCTGGCCGGGGCCACCCCCACGGTCATCTTCGTGTTGAGCATCCTGGGCGTGATGTCCCTGGGCTGCTGGAGCATCATCTTCGTCAAGCTGTTCGTCCTGACCAACGCCCGCAAGGACTCGGCCAGGGATTACACGGTCTTCCAGGAGGCCGAGTCCCTGCGCAGCGCCATGCAGGCCCTGGGACGGCACAAACAGTCCCCGGCCTACAACGTGGGCGCCCTGGCCTTCGAAGAGCTCATGCGCATGGAGGACAGCGACATCGAGCCCGGCGAAAAGGCCAGGATCGCCATGGACAACATCCGGCGGGTGTTGCGCCAGGGGGTGACCTCGGAGCTTGGCAAGCTCTCGAAGTCCCTGTCGTTTTTGGCCACAAGCGCCAATTCCGCCCCCTTTATCGGCCTGTTCGGCACGGTGTGGGGCATCATGAACTCCTTCCATACCATCGGCCTGCAGCAGTCTGCGGCCCTGGCCGCCGTGGCCCCGGGCATCTCCGAGGCCCTGGTGGCCACGGCCATCGGCCTTGGCGTGGCCATACCGGCCACCATCGGCTACAACTTTTTTCTGGGCTACATGCAGTCCATTGAGCGGGAGCTGGTCAACTTCGCGGGCGCGTTTTTGAACCGCATCCAGCGCGAGGTGACCTGGGAGCCCCGGGAGCCCCGGGAGCCGCGTGAGCAAAAGCCCCGCCGGACCATGGCCCGGGAGGGGTTTTAG
- a CDS encoding SIR2 family NAD-dependent protein deacylase, whose amino-acid sequence MVEQAIARAAALWRSSMTAVAVTGAGISVAAGIPDFRSPGGLWTRYDPMRVATAEAIGRHPEEVWAFLLEARDVVDKARPTPAHHALARLEAAGRLAAVITQNIDNLHQAAGSHNVIEYHGGMGRYHCHRCRAAHDPDKARTLGRGDIPWLCRECGGVVRPDIVFFGEPIPLDALRKSGQLALAADFLLVVGTSGEVAPANTLPFEVQARGGIVVEVNPGESAYQAMADIRIEAPAEVALPLLEKCVLDGAMAPYGR is encoded by the coding sequence ATTGTGGAGCAGGCGATAGCCAGGGCCGCCGCCCTGTGGCGGTCTTCGATGACGGCCGTGGCCGTCACCGGGGCCGGGATTTCCGTGGCCGCCGGGATACCGGATTTTCGCAGCCCGGGCGGGCTGTGGACGCGCTACGACCCCATGCGGGTGGCCACGGCCGAGGCCATAGGCCGCCATCCGGAAGAGGTCTGGGCCTTTCTGCTCGAAGCCCGGGACGTGGTGGACAAGGCCCGGCCTACCCCGGCCCACCACGCCCTGGCCCGGCTGGAGGCGGCCGGTCGGCTTGCGGCCGTCATCACCCAGAATATCGATAATCTGCATCAGGCCGCCGGATCGCACAACGTCATCGAATACCACGGGGGCATGGGGCGCTACCACTGCCACCGCTGCCGCGCCGCACACGATCCGGACAAGGCCCGGACCCTAGGCCGGGGGGATATTCCCTGGCTGTGCCGGGAGTGCGGCGGGGTGGTCCGGCCGGACATCGTGTTTTTCGGGGAGCCGATTCCACTTGACGCCCTGCGAAAAAGCGGTCAATTGGCCCTTGCCGCCGATTTTTTGCTGGTGGTGGGAACCTCGGGCGAGGTCGCCCCGGCCAACACCCTGCCGTTTGAGGTGCAGGCCCGAGGCGGCATTGTGGTGGAGGTCAATCCCGGGGAGAGCGCCTACCAGGCCATGGCCGATATCCGCATCGAGGCCCCGGCCGAGGTGGCGTTGCCGCTTTTGGAAAAATGTGTTCTGGACGGGGCCATGGCCCCATACGGAAGGTGA
- a CDS encoding radical SAM protein — MPRLHSRVTAAPRHRHTPRAFSLAMTAHASHPKSPRPVSLSDLGRLARGRIPGQVVIQYTDRCNASCVQCGMRTGNRFTRSTLRPDFLAPQIEAMAARGVAAISFTGGEPLLCLEDIAPLARRAREAGIRYVRTGTNGFYFRDHERLDFAARVAQLADTLLASGFNAFWISLDSAEADLHEANRGLPGVVEGIRKALPIFHAHGLYPAANLGINRTTGGRTTDGDDAPPPHDPHRPDSFDAAAFTGFFREAFRRFYAFVESLGFTTVNACYPMSAEESPPGGGDVADESAVSAHEAVYAATSADDFIRFSRQEKAALFAALFEVIPEFRGRLRIFTPRSSLLALMRRYGDGTPNGHYPCRGGIDFFFMDAARGHIFPCGYRGGEDMGLFSNFDPARVTTKPFCDRCDWECFRDPSELFGPVMDVFSRPLSLAKRFFSDAAYRRTWIEDMRYALACDGCSAVIPPRPAKLAHFARPRPSV, encoded by the coding sequence ATGCCGCGTCTTCACTCCCGCGTCACCGCCGCGCCACGCCACCGCCATACGCCACGGGCATTCTCCCTGGCCATGACCGCACACGCCTCCCACCCAAAGTCCCCACGCCCCGTTTCCCTGTCCGACCTGGGCCGCCTGGCCCGGGGCCGCATCCCCGGCCAGGTGGTCATCCAGTACACCGACCGCTGCAACGCCTCCTGCGTGCAGTGCGGCATGCGCACGGGCAACCGTTTCACGCGCTCCACCCTGCGCCCGGACTTCCTGGCTCCCCAGATCGAGGCCATGGCCGCCCGGGGCGTGGCCGCCATCTCCTTCACCGGCGGGGAGCCGCTTCTGTGCCTGGAGGACATCGCCCCCCTGGCCCGGCGCGCCCGCGAGGCAGGCATCCGCTACGTACGCACGGGCACCAACGGTTTTTATTTCCGGGACCACGAACGCCTCGATTTCGCCGCCCGCGTGGCTCAGTTGGCGGACACCCTGCTGGCCAGCGGCTTCAACGCCTTCTGGATCAGCCTGGACAGCGCCGAGGCGGATCTGCACGAGGCGAACCGTGGCCTGCCCGGGGTTGTGGAGGGGATTCGAAAGGCTCTGCCCATCTTCCACGCCCATGGCCTGTATCCGGCCGCCAATCTGGGCATTAATAGGACCACGGGCGGACGGACCACGGACGGCGACGACGCGCCCCCGCCCCACGACCCGCACCGTCCCGACTCCTTCGACGCCGCCGCCTTCACCGGCTTTTTCCGGGAGGCCTTTCGCCGCTTCTACGCCTTTGTGGAGTCGCTGGGGTTCACCACGGTCAACGCCTGCTATCCCATGAGCGCCGAGGAGTCCCCGCCAGGGGGCGGCGACGTTGCGGACGAGTCGGCCGTGAGCGCCCACGAGGCGGTCTACGCCGCCACCTCGGCCGACGACTTCATCCGGTTCTCGCGCCAGGAAAAGGCCGCGCTCTTTGCCGCCCTTTTCGAGGTCATCCCGGAATTTCGGGGGCGGCTTCGCATCTTCACCCCGCGCAGTTCCCTGCTGGCGCTCATGCGCCGCTACGGCGACGGGACGCCAAACGGCCACTATCCCTGCCGGGGCGGCATTGACTTCTTTTTCATGGACGCGGCCCGGGGGCACATCTTCCCCTGCGGCTACCGGGGCGGCGAGGACATGGGACTATTTTCGAATTTCGATCCGGCCAGGGTGACGACCAAGCCCTTCTGCGACCGCTGCGACTGGGAGTGTTTCCGCGACCCTTCCGAACTTTTCGGGCCGGTCATGGACGTCTTTTCCCGGCCCCTGTCCCTGGCCAAACGCTTTTTTTCCGACGCCGCGTACCGCCGGACCTGGATCGAGGACATGCGTTACGCCCTGGCCTGCGACGGATGCAGCGCCGTAATCCCGCCGCGACCCGCAAAGCTGGCCCATTTCGCCCGCCCGAGGCCGTCTGTCTGA
- a CDS encoding YitT family protein, whose product MRRFLDNPLIAVARNVALITLGALIFSLGVKAIAVEHGFISGGVSGLGLLLYYLVGGLGIGSWYFALNVPLMFVGWYSLSRRFILYTLYGMAILSIFMDMVTFRAGIDDPMLAAIFSGAVMGSGMGIALRSYGSLGGTDIVAIALNQKWNLRVGQFNFYYNLVLFSVGFFFYDTDLILYSLILSFVSSIVMEYFLSLFNQRKMVLIISDHSEQIAHDIVHVLRRGSTFLYGRGAYTGKPKKVILTITNTVQIKRLEELVFARDKNAFFVVENTFNVLGEGFSRRKVY is encoded by the coding sequence ATGCGCCGGTTCCTGGACAACCCCCTTATCGCCGTAGCCCGAAACGTGGCGCTCATCACCCTGGGCGCGCTCATCTTCAGCCTCGGGGTCAAGGCCATCGCCGTGGAGCACGGCTTCATCTCCGGGGGCGTTTCGGGGCTGGGGCTTCTTTTGTATTATCTCGTGGGGGGCCTGGGCATCGGCTCATGGTATTTCGCCTTAAACGTCCCGCTCATGTTCGTGGGCTGGTACAGCTTAAGCCGCCGCTTCATCCTCTATACCCTCTACGGCATGGCGATCTTAAGCATCTTCATGGACATGGTGACGTTTCGGGCGGGCATCGACGATCCCATGCTGGCGGCCATCTTCAGCGGGGCCGTCATGGGCTCGGGCATGGGCATCGCCCTGCGATCCTATGGGTCGCTCGGCGGCACGGACATCGTGGCCATTGCGCTCAACCAAAAATGGAATCTGCGCGTGGGGCAGTTCAACTTCTACTACAATCTGGTGCTTTTTTCCGTGGGATTTTTCTTTTACGACACGGACCTGATCCTGTATTCCCTGATCTTGTCCTTTGTCTCCTCCATCGTCATGGAATACTTCCTGTCGCTTTTCAACCAGCGCAAGATGGTGCTGATCATCTCCGACCACTCCGAACAGATCGCCCACGACATCGTGCATGTGCTGCGCCGGGGCTCCACGTTTCTCTACGGGCGCGGGGCCTATACCGGCAAGCCCAAGAAGGTGATCCTGACCATCACCAACACGGTGCAGATCAAACGCCTGGAGGAACTGGTCTTCGCCCGGGACAAAAACGCCTTTTTCGTGGTGGAGAACACCTTCAACGTGCTGGGCGAAGGGTTTTCCCGGCGCAAGGTCTATTGA
- a CDS encoding acyltransferase family protein, whose protein sequence is MGQNRMLFVDNIRLAMIVLVLFDHAAVTYSGVGGWYYRDPAVPGPLDVLILVFGETLCQSFFMGTLFALAGYYASLSLHRKGVRSFVSGRLVRLGLPTLLYVTVVHPLTVYYVANTEDVSSKIGFAGYYRLYVTQGHILSGTGPMWFALALLIFCLIYAAGAAVMPHRSGTGVRRPLGVGLVVSMILACAAGAFVIRLALPVGITVCNMQLGHFAQYILLFAFGAAARAGDWLRTADFRLGRGCLAVALAGTPVCAWLLAFGAGGRFDLVTGGLHWQSLVFALWESMTGVCMTVGLIAVGREAWNSQGRLVAAMSDGAFAVYVFHPPIMVALARGLAPFEMSLLAKCLLLFLVSVPVCFGAARIIRRTPIVGDLVRQ, encoded by the coding sequence ATGGGCCAGAACCGGATGCTCTTTGTGGACAATATACGGTTGGCCATGATCGTGCTTGTGTTGTTCGATCACGCCGCCGTGACCTACAGCGGGGTTGGCGGCTGGTATTATCGCGATCCGGCCGTCCCTGGGCCGTTGGATGTGCTGATTCTGGTCTTTGGCGAGACGTTGTGCCAGTCTTTTTTCATGGGCACTCTTTTCGCCCTGGCCGGGTATTATGCGTCGTTGTCCTTGCATCGCAAGGGTGTGCGGTCCTTTGTTTCCGGACGTCTTGTCCGCCTGGGGCTGCCGACCCTTCTGTACGTGACGGTGGTTCACCCTCTAACGGTCTACTACGTGGCCAATACCGAAGATGTCAGCTCCAAGATCGGATTCGCGGGGTACTACCGGTTGTATGTGACACAGGGGCATATCCTGTCCGGAACCGGCCCCATGTGGTTCGCCCTGGCCCTTTTGATCTTCTGCCTGATCTATGCCGCAGGAGCGGCCGTCATGCCGCACCGCTCCGGAACCGGGGTGCGTCGCCCCCTGGGGGTCGGGCTCGTCGTGTCCATGATCCTGGCGTGCGCTGCAGGCGCGTTTGTGATCCGTCTTGCCCTGCCGGTGGGGATCACGGTGTGCAACATGCAACTGGGGCATTTCGCCCAGTACATCCTGCTTTTTGCCTTCGGGGCGGCGGCCCGGGCGGGCGACTGGCTGCGCACGGCGGACTTCCGTCTGGGTCGGGGCTGTCTTGCGGTCGCCTTGGCCGGGACGCCGGTGTGCGCCTGGCTTTTGGCGTTTGGGGCCGGAGGGCGTTTCGATTTGGTGACCGGCGGTCTGCACTGGCAAAGTCTGGTCTTCGCCCTGTGGGAATCCATGACCGGGGTATGCATGACCGTGGGCCTGATTGCGGTCGGGCGCGAGGCTTGGAACAGCCAGGGGAGGCTTGTGGCCGCCATGTCGGACGGCGCGTTTGCGGTCTATGTCTTCCACCCGCCCATAATGGTCGCCCTGGCCCGGGGACTGGCCCCGTTTGAGATGTCCCTTCTGGCCAAGTGCCTGCTTCTTTTTCTCGTGTCCGTGCCGGTGTGTTTCGGGGCGGCCCGGATCATCCGCCGCACGCCGATTGTAGGCGACCTTGTGCGCCAATAG
- a CDS encoding nicotinate-nucleotide adenylyltransferase, with protein MHEIGVIHGRFQVLHNDHLAYLMDGAKRCRYLVVGITNPDPFLTAPDPSDPSRAAPENNPLTYYQRQRLVRAVLLEAFEENGCDPESFTIVPLPINRPELYRYYVPMDAVFFLSIYDDWGRRKRELFTSLGLCVEVMRDVSPWQKGLSATEVRGRMLRGEPWEHLTPPAAARLMKEWDVPGMLRRGGAASCCIP; from the coding sequence ATGCATGAGATAGGGGTCATTCACGGCCGTTTTCAGGTGCTGCACAACGACCATCTGGCCTATCTCATGGACGGGGCAAAGCGCTGCCGGTATCTGGTGGTGGGCATCACCAACCCCGATCCGTTTCTGACCGCGCCGGACCCAAGCGACCCTTCGCGGGCGGCCCCGGAAAACAATCCCCTGACCTATTACCAGCGGCAGCGGCTGGTGCGGGCCGTCCTTCTGGAGGCATTCGAAGAGAATGGGTGCGACCCCGAGAGTTTCACCATCGTGCCCCTGCCCATCAACCGCCCAGAGCTGTACCGGTACTATGTGCCCATGGATGCGGTGTTTTTTTTGTCCATCTACGACGACTGGGGCCGCCGCAAGCGGGAGCTTTTCACGTCGCTGGGGCTTTGCGTGGAGGTCATGCGCGATGTGTCGCCCTGGCAGAAGGGGTTAAGCGCCACGGAGGTGCGCGGCCGCATGCTCCGGGGCGAGCCCTGGGAGCATCTGACGCCCCCGGCGGCGGCGCGGCTCATGAAGGAATGGGACGTGCCCGGGATGCTGCGGCGGGGAGGGGCGGCCTCGTGCTGCATCCCTTGA
- a CDS encoding alkaline phosphatase family protein → MDGASAVKRCVLVVLDGLGDRSHACFGHKTPLEAADTPNLDRLAALGCNGLYHAGHLGQALPSENAHFAMFGYEACEFPGRGPLEALGAGIAVSPDEVAALAHFSSVVERDGCLYLFRDKPEAVTEAEAVELFAAVAAFASRGVRLRLVRDRGLFGILVLSGDSGDAVGPDFTDTNPMVDGLPIPEVLPLCGADPASGNAAKALKDYLLHAYETLSDHPVNARRAARGLCPVNAVVTQRPGRPGSPEPFLARHGLRALSVASGIIYHGLCAYLGMDVRKCRDTADPGADLAVRLTLAREALGRYDFIHVHTKAPDEAAHTKSPEKKRQVIESLDKGLGQVMDAFLDDPAVVLAVTADHSTPSAGPLIHCGEPVPLVVCGPGVRRDAVTRFDEVAAAGGALGHPRGTELMRVLQNAMDRAKLAGIRETPEHRDFWPAPCHPFHLREPHRR, encoded by the coding sequence ATGGATGGGGCGTCGGCGGTCAAACGGTGCGTGCTGGTGGTCCTGGACGGGCTGGGGGACCGGTCCCACGCCTGTTTCGGCCATAAAACGCCGCTTGAGGCGGCAGATACCCCCAACCTGGACCGTCTGGCGGCGCTTGGGTGCAACGGTCTGTACCACGCCGGGCATCTGGGGCAGGCCCTTCCCAGCGAGAACGCCCATTTCGCCATGTTCGGCTACGAGGCCTGCGAATTTCCCGGCCGGGGCCCGCTTGAGGCCCTGGGGGCGGGCATTGCCGTTTCGCCCGACGAGGTGGCGGCGTTGGCCCATTTTTCCAGCGTGGTCGAGCGGGACGGCTGTCTGTATCTTTTCCGCGACAAGCCCGAGGCCGTGACCGAGGCCGAGGCCGTGGAGCTTTTTGCGGCCGTGGCGGCGTTTGCCAGCCGGGGGGTGCGCCTGCGGCTGGTCCGGGACCGGGGGCTTTTCGGCATCCTGGTGCTGTCCGGGGACTCGGGGGACGCGGTGGGGCCGGATTTCACGGACACCAACCCCATGGTGGACGGCCTGCCCATCCCCGAGGTGCTGCCCCTGTGCGGCGCGGACCCGGCCAGCGGGAACGCGGCCAAGGCCCTCAAGGACTATCTGCTGCACGCCTATGAGACGCTCTCGGATCACCCGGTCAATGCCCGCCGCGCGGCAAGGGGCCTGTGCCCGGTCAACGCCGTGGTCACCCAGCGCCCGGGGCGGCCGGGCAGTCCGGAGCCGTTTTTGGCGCGCCACGGCCTGCGCGCCCTGTCCGTGGCCTCGGGCATCATCTACCACGGCCTGTGCGCCTACCTGGGCATGGACGTCCGCAAATGCAGGGACACGGCCGACCCCGGCGCGGACCTGGCCGTACGGCTGACCCTGGCCCGGGAGGCGCTTGGCCGCTACGACTTCATCCATGTGCACACCAAGGCCCCGGACGAGGCCGCCCATACCAAGTCGCCGGAAAAAAAGCGCCAGGTCATCGAATCGTTGGACAAGGGCCTGGGGCAGGTCATGGACGCCTTTCTCGACGATCCTGCGGTTGTCCTGGCGGTCACGGCCGATCATTCCACGCCCTCGGCCGGGCCGCTTATCCACTGCGGCGAACCCGTGCCGCTGGTGGTGTGCGGCCCCGGGGTGCGCCGGGACGCGGTGACGCGTTTCGACGAGGTGGCGGCGGCGGGCGGGGCGCTGGGGCATCCGCGCGGCACGGAGCTCATGCGGGTTTTGCAAAACGCCATGGACCGGGCGAAATTGGCAGGCATCCGGGAGACGCCGGAGCACCGCGATTTCTGGCCCGCCCCCTGCCATCCTTTCCATCTGCGTGAACCGCATCGGAGGTGA
- the aroE gene encoding shikimate dehydrogenase codes for MPSPLIPTRLFGIIGHPLGHSLSPLLHNWGFGHFGLPGVYMAWPVAAGRVADFMTAVRLLGIEGVSVTIPHKAAVMEYVDEVTDRARAVGAVNTLFWRDGKLWGENTDVAGFVAPLREISGLPGTALVVGGGGAARAAVAGLGELGVPEIWVTNRTAEKARELARDFGVGCVAWEDRGERAGGLVVNATPLGMLGKNEGLSPMPAGSVGAGAVAYDLVYNPHETAFLRDAAAAGARVIPGLAMFFGQAVEQFRLWTGCELPRAEGMALLRKALYGEGVGA; via the coding sequence ATGCCATCTCCCCTCATCCCTACCCGCCTGTTCGGCATCATCGGGCATCCGCTCGGGCACAGCTTAAGTCCTTTACTGCACAACTGGGGTTTCGGGCATTTCGGGCTGCCCGGGGTGTACATGGCCTGGCCGGTTGCGGCGGGCCGGGTGGCGGATTTCATGACGGCGGTACGGCTGCTTGGGATCGAGGGCGTGTCGGTGACGATCCCGCACAAGGCGGCAGTGATGGAGTATGTGGACGAGGTGACGGACAGGGCCCGGGCGGTTGGGGCGGTGAACACCCTTTTCTGGCGTGATGGCAAGCTGTGGGGCGAGAACACGGATGTGGCCGGATTTGTCGCCCCGCTGCGCGAGATATCCGGGCTGCCGGGCACGGCGCTGGTTGTGGGCGGCGGCGGCGCGGCCCGGGCGGCGGTAGCGGGCCTTGGGGAGCTTGGCGTGCCGGAGATTTGGGTGACGAATCGCACGGCTGAGAAGGCGCGGGAGCTGGCCCGGGATTTCGGGGTGGGCTGCGTGGCCTGGGAGGATCGGGGGGAGCGGGCCGGGGGGCTGGTGGTCAACGCCACGCCCCTGGGGATGCTCGGGAAAAACGAGGGCCTGTCGCCCATGCCCGCGGGGAGCGTGGGAGCCGGGGCGGTGGCCTATGATCTGGTCTACAATCCGCATGAGACGGCGTTTTTGCGGGATGCGGCGGCGGCCGGGGCGCGGGTGATCCCGGGACTTGCGATGTTTTTCGGACAGGCGGTGGAGCAGTTTCGGCTGTGGACCGGGTGTGAGCTGCCGCGTGCGGAGGGCATGGCGCTTTTGCGCAAGGCTCTGTATGGGGAAGGGGTCGGGGCGTAA